The Leishmania panamensis strain MHOM/PA/94/PSC-1 chromosome 32 sequence genome window below encodes:
- a CDS encoding hypothetical protein (TriTrypDB/GeneDB-style sysID: LpmP.32.3400) — MVESAAGLESCCGRHSSSTDAHTMTRTGPFHTTAAISVEKTRCLTEPYVAPPVTAAIAAGLTPKSSVASTEEGRRLLPRRLSIRSLDRTAELWDVCSDHVERQSSATAAAAEEEEVDEGSIPYDYESEMEECSQYTFSDAPYSPSTTAALASTGSPLTGAMSSSRRPGTPQIPSVMALPSSVATAPEQESLSPQWCERQRRDNASYHADEHYAWQQDMRQAATAGPSQMRYALRSLVREACCREIQSLRSQPAISFTRMDAPQSASYTLSSMRASCMLASATTAAQSKARYIQIIIEHWKALEERLEEMLAETEKGSVVESESHLRSVGYALNALSLFSNDPQLIIRDINMGHVEEHRRQRHDRKAQLLMTLESQGRLFLLPTLYAEEVEEPMPVLHIESVLTSNEKVGEYTHPWQLLSPDMSLYSPSPSPTPDESIGTLSPCSSVCISATCSPILASESPSVISTRLKVGRSDVWQDMRPPRLPFLDLFMTTPAVVPSTAVASNEIGMPYVMPVDPTYAQREVNRQEALAHTTVVDSLFSPQLSGAMARCENASACASDDHLRPIRLDGAESSWESYVEEDVFDFAEGINMGEAELLLLSFEMSEAVSTAGPVALIRATLTDG; from the coding sequence ATGGTGGAATCAGCAGCGGGACTCGAATCCTGTTGTGGCCGACACTCCAGCTCCACAGATGCGCATACGATGACGCGCACGGGCCCGTTTCACACAACTGCTGCCATCTCTGTAGAGAAGACGCGATGCTTGACAGAGCCATACGTAGCTCCGCCCGTCACCGCTGCTATCGCAGCTGGCCTTACACCAAAGTCATCCGTTGCGTCCACAGAGGAGGggcgccgcctgctgccACGCAGACTTTCTATTCGTAGTCTTGACAGAACTGCCGAGTTGTGGGACGTCTGCAGCGATCATGTAGAGCGACAGAGtagcgccaccgcagcagctgcggaagaggaggaagtggacGAGGGGAGCATCCCGTACGACTACGAATcagagatggaggagtgCAGCCAGTACACCTTTAGCGACGCGCCGTACAGCCCGtccacgacggcagcgttGGCGTCCACGGGGTCGCCGCTGACGGGAGCGATGTCATCTTCCAGGCGGCCTGGTACGCCGCAGATTCCTTCTGTTATGGCGCTACCTTCCAGTGTTGCCACGGCTCCGGAGCAGGAATCGCTGAGCCCACAGTGGTGCGAGCGTCAGCGCCGCGATAATGCCTCGTACCACGCTGACGAGCACTACGCTTGGCAGCAAGACATGAGGCAGGCGGCTACCGCGGGGCCCTCGCAGATGCGCTACGCTCTTCGCTCCCTTGTGCGAGAGGCGTGTTGCCGCGAAATTCAATCTTTGCGCTCGCAGCCCGCCATCTCTTTTACTCGGATGGACGCACCTCAATCGGCGAGCTATACTCTCTCCTCGATGCGTGCGTCATGCATGCTGGCCTcggccaccacggcagcgcagagTAAGGCCCGCTACATCCAGATCATCATCGAGCACTGGAAGGCTCTGGAGGAACGCCTCGAGGAGATGTTGgcggagacggagaagggGAGCGTGGTGGAAAGCGAGTCGCACCTGCGCTCTGTGGGCTACGCCCTAAATGCTCTATCCCTCTTCAGCAACGACCCACAGCTCATCATCCGTGACATAAACATGGGGCATGTCGAAGAGCAtcgccgccagcggcacgATCGCAAGGCACAGCTGCTCATGACACTCGAGTCGCAGGGGCGGCTCTTCCTGTTACCCACCCTATAcgctgaggaggtggaggagccgATGCCAGTTCTGCACATCGAGTCAGTGCTGACCTCGAACGAGAAGGTTGGTGAGTACACGCACCCATGGCAGCTTCTGTCGCCTGACATGTCTCTCtactcgccgtcgccgagcCCCACGCCGGACGAGTCCATTGGCACTCTCTCCCCGTGCTCGTCTGTGTGCATCTCTGCCACATGCTCGCCCATCCTCGCCTCTGAGTCTCCCTCAGTCATCTCCACTCGGCTGAAAGTCGGCCGCAGCGATGTCTGGCAGGACATGAGGCCGCCGCGGTTGCCTTTTTTAGACCTCTTCATGACGACACCGGCTGTGGTGCCATCCACTGCCGTAGCAAGCAACGAGATCGGCATGCCGTACGTCATGCCGGTGGACCCCACCTATGCGCAGCGGGAGGTTAACCGGCAAGAAGCGCTCGCTCATACCACCGTGGTTGATTCTCTGTTCTCCCCGCAGCTCTCCGGTGCCATGGCCCGGTGCGAGAACGCATCTGCGTGCGCCTCAGATGACCACCTGCGTCCGATACGGCTTGATGGCGCGGAGAGCAGTTGGGAGTCGTACGTGGAAGAGGATGTGTTTGACTTCGCCGAGGGGATCAACATGGGTGAAGCAGAGTTGCTCCTACTGAGCTTCGAAATGAGCGAGGCCGTCTCTACAGCGGGGCCGGTGGCACTGATACGAGCGACTCTGACGGATGGCTGA
- a CDS encoding dynein light intermediate chain, putative (TriTrypDB/GeneDB-style sysID: LpmP.32.3410), whose protein sequence is MTGLPVDSKSGASSNGGQKSVAENRQPPSNSSNPPSEEGAESLPRHPPELSEAPVTAAADNNSQIVIDPTKDLWQNITRNVKDAAVEQTEINLVVVGAPGSGKTTLLHRIYTSFQSSASGSCSKRVKATTALDYSFARRSERNVAPVAHFWEIAQGMQFSQLLDIVVTPENVHAIVAAVVVDASAEGLPVAWETATYWMRRIDQRVSDISQRMKAKGSTTPEKLLTRAQKAVGLEHPDLKRMRLSGVPTVLVVNKIDAFRGDMQQLKLLCRSMRYLAHLYGAHVVFTSEQESVRWRALMNFTLFQAPFDPKHLQTDPERGAVLLTADRDSFLDIGDPNMSRLGGGGSSASTGDAELDRWKVPFDDAFPPKKLNEEDKVMDDPFIRRLYDTSEGGFGEPMIDTLRKQKDEELEQYRKNSSNAANVSKVK, encoded by the coding sequence ATGACCGGGTTGCCGGTGGATAGCAAGTCTGGCGCCTCGAGCAACGGCGGGCAGAAGAGCGTCGCTGAGAATAGGCAGCCGCCGAGCAACTCGTCGAATCCGCCGTCTGAAGAAGGTGCTGAGTCGCTCCCGCGACATCCGCCAGAGCTCTCCGAGGCTCCggtcactgcagcagctgacaaCAATTCGCAAATTGTCATCGACCCCACAAAGGACCTCTGGCAGAACATTACGCGAAATGTCAAGGACGCTGCTGTAGAGCAAACCGAGATAAACTTGGTTGTAGTCGGAGCccctggcagcggcaagacgACCCTTCTCCACCGAATCTATACCTCCTTCCAGAGCAGCGCGAGTGGGTCCTGCTCTAAGAGGGTgaaggcgacgacggcgctcGACTACAGCTTCGCCCGCCGATCGGAGCGCAACGTGGCTCCGGTGGCGCACTTCTGGGAGATCGCGCAAGGGATGCAATTCTCGCAACTGCTGGACATTGTGGTAACACCGGAGAACGTGCATGCCATAGTCGCGGCTGTAGTGGTGGACGCAAGCGCAGAAGGGCTACCGGTGGCGTGGGAGACAGCCACGTACTGGATGCGGCGAATCGACCAGCGTGTCAGCGATATTTCTCAGCGAATGAAGGCGAAGGGGTCGACCACGCCAGAGAAGCTCCTGACCCGCGCGCAGAAGGCGGTAGGGCTCGAACATCCTGACTTGAAGCGAATGCGCCTCAGTGGAGTTCCGACAGTGCTTGTCGTCAACAAGATCGACGCGTTTCGAGGTGACATGCAACAGCTAAAACTCCTCTGCCGTAGCATGCGCTACCTTGCTCACCTGTACGGTGCCCATGTCGTCTTCACCAGCGAGCAGGAGAGCGTGCGATGGCGCGCGCTGATGAACTTCACTCTCTTTCAGGCTCCCTTTGACCCCAAGCACCTGCAGACGGATCCGGAGCGAGGTGCCGTGTTGCTGACGGCTGACCGCGACAGTTTCTTGGATATTGGTGACCCCAATATGAGTCGgcttggcggcggtggcagcagcgccagtaCCGGCGACGCTGAGCTGGATCGCTGGAAGGTACCCTTTGATGATGCATTTCCGCCAAAGAAGCTGAATGAAGAGGACAAGGTGATGGACGATCCTTTTATTCGCCGGCTGTACGACACATCAGAGGGCGGCTTTGGCGAACCGATGATCGACACTCTGCGCAAGCagaaggacgaggagctggagcagtACCGTaagaacagcagcaacgccgccaaCGTGAGCAAAGTCAAGTGA
- a CDS encoding hypothetical protein (TriTrypDB/GeneDB-style sysID: LpmP.32.3420), protein MPRIQLQSAHHFSTWLHNEIVAEVPFGLSLRLRPLPMQGLATASRGGLVLVRPHVGHILASLTAETPVVLAELGADDGDAVETVELDAAAISRPASGCIQPTSGWYAFFLRTLMHLTSTNVSLPRHTETFSSSSSATCTVATTDGVGRKTALYATMLSHCAEWWDAGKTVQFTGARLYPHSLSMQRAMPLYRPFVFFDVMSEAAGRLADPSRLSGRGGSNSATRQRLLRVLHLLSVRGGWQLCVQRSSRSDESNAAATPSPTLLRQEEGWVHMDWLDYLTERCVEVDLRPAGDYNGLESLLRGAASQVWLDSGSATHSMPIAKPAVCTRSCGCVGGGGAGFAFAVPDVFVPLCAVLWHILSTEVEGAVLATLHRLLQQYLCGPFLAPSDRAGTPSTMRRGEETSILRYAFHALQTLVYSPGQAFACDLTHSDRSSVASSSASALSPPVAGPVTLSCIIPNGVCLLPLARDSASSRFFLQGLPTLVAPDGIVLRRHLLRVLLLRVDPEGDWLPPPEKLASQRSFYASFDAQRGGPCEGEDSGNEMSDDFALQEAREAGRRTVTRKGTAAAGQRTPPASLPSPPLSADHFLTEDRVISTLTAHVIHSGPFAQAVASARGLDRCLWLAAIRLFVYALLHGARVVITPERLPTFVNTFGYRHVPQLHRRLCELRGTFRKAAEDGGTLPLFTDIDDVPTGAAVISLLDAACQREPPIAVYVVDQVSLSGFSKLQVRSGVSGTAISAHAVSTAPASLPLLPILLCCDVLRHPCSFDEARDSSTPSGICELAHCGVLDVAELCHVSACWQPQKSPCSAEALMTRCAEVVASQDRDAPGMHDSRVFIAALHLVVTPSLTDVEDGASTQSVEWSVDNQARCGIHVDPWKAAAVESELRQPLLPTLLLVAPIQLQTVLYAGLLRKAALALLEALPNPCAGEAIMPNSMWDTARTGHSNVRGVVRGGGAFFVSLAAQARWLMRRLSLSPACAAAAATLTGVGVAIPRPFASSDPVSWGIGVGPQDHATIRFVLAILCESCAAMVTQLAQPLIEGGAAVGHLLSPLPNAQAFPVTRGRHARRLLWIEALRAAVEAPSAVPGQSLLHISHKSVDVMLSAEESGTAVDACFGANTLHERAMQWLSSDRCFSSPTSQSGGCSTEPPSSNFPFVEPLHTNARAVREALALVLRTLSATVS, encoded by the coding sequence ATGCCGCGGATTCAGTTACAATCCGCCCATCACTTCTCTACATGGTTGCACAATGAGATCGTGGCCGAGGTGCCGTTCGGCCTATCCCTGCGTTTGCGCCCTCTACCAATGCAGGGACTTGCGACTGCCTCGAGGGGCGGGCTTGTATTGGTGAGGCCTCACGTCGGACACATACTTGCATCCTTGACTGCAGAGACACCAGTGGTGCTGGCAGAGCTTGGAGCTGATGACGGCGATGCAGTCGAGACAGTAGAGCTGGATGCTGCAGCGATTTCACGCCCCGCGTCAGGCTGCATACAACCCACCAGCGGCTGGTACGCCTTTTTTCTGCGGACATTGATGCATCTCACGAGCACAAACGTGTCGCTTCCTCGCCACACTGAAACTTtttcctcgtcgtcttctgCAACGTGCACTGTGGCAACGACAGATGGGGTGGGCCGCAAGACCGCGCTTTATGCAACAATGCTGTCGCACTGTGCGGAGTGGTGGGACGCTGGCAAGACGGTGCAGTTCACCGGCGCTCGTCTTTATCCCCACAGTCTGTCAATGCAACGGGCGATGCCGCTATACAGACCATTTGTCTTTTTCGACGTTATGTCAGAGGCTGCAGGACGTCTTGCAGACCCATCGAGGCTCAGtggaagaggcggcagcaacagtgcTACCCGCCAACGCCTGCTGCGTGTACTGCATCTTCTCAGCGTTCGCGGGGGCTGGCAGCTCTGCGTGCAGCGCTCTTCTCGAAGCGACGAGAgcaacgctgccgccaccccgTCTCCGACGCTGTTGCGccaagaggaggggtgggttCACATGGACTGGCTTGACTACCTCACAGAGCGATGTGTGGAAGTGGACTTGCGACCAGCTGGAGATTACAATGGCCTTGAgtctctgctgcgcggcgctgcttcccAAGTGTGGCTAGACAGCGGCTCAGCAACCCATTCCATGCCCATCGCCAAGCCAGCAGTGTGCACTcggagctgcggctgtgtgggtggaggaggtgccggGTTCGCTTTCGCAGTGCCGGATGTCTTTGTCCCTCTTTGCGCTGTGTTGTGGCACATTCTGTCGACCGAGGTGGAAGGGGCTGTACTCGCCACCTTGCACAGGTTACTGCAGCAGTATCTGTGCGGGCCCTTTCTTGCTCCCTCTGACCGCGCTGGGACTCCCTCGACGATGCGCCGGGGTGAGGAGACCAGCATCTTAAGGTACGCGTTCCACGCGCTGCAGACGCTAGTGTACTCGCCAGGGCAAGCGTTTGCCTGTGACTTGACGCACTCTGATCGGAGCAGCGTCGCTTCCAGTTCGGCTTCAGCGCTGTCACCTCCCGTAGCAGGTCCTGTCACGCTTTCCTGCATCATACCCAACGGTGTCTGCCTCCTACCACTCGCTCGCGATAGCGCGTCTTCGCGCTTCTTCCTTCAGGGACTCCCCACGTTGGTAGCGCCGGACGGGATTGTGCTGCGTCGGCATCTACTTCGTGTGTTGCTGCTACGCGTCGATCCAGAAGGCGACtggttgccgccgccagaGAAGTTGGCAAGCCAGCGCTCGTTTTACGCTTCGTTTGATGCACAAAGAGGAGGGCCATGTGAAGGAGAGGATAGCGGCAACGAGATGAGCGACGACTTTGCATTGCAGGAGGCCCGTGAAGCAGGCAGACGGACTGTGACGCGTAAGGGCACAGCTGCGGCTGGCCAGAGAACACCTcccgcgtcgctgccgtcgccacccCTTTCTGCGGATCACTTTCTCACAGAGGATAGAGTGATCTCTACGCTGACGGCGCACGTGATCCACAGTGGGCCCTTTGCGCAAGCTGTCGCTTCCGCTCGTGGCCTTGATAGGTGCCTCTGGCTTGCCGCAATACGTCTCTTTGTCTACGCACTCCTTCacggtgcgcgtgtggtgaTCACTCCTGAGCGACTGCCCACCTTTGTGAACACGTTCGGCTACCGCCACGTGCCTCAGCTTCACCGGCGACTCTGCGAACTTCGAGGGACGTTCCggaaagcagcagaagacGGCGGCACGTTGCCTCTTTTCACTGACATCGATGACGTGCCCACAGGAGCCGCTGTGATTTCGCTGCTGGACGCGGCGTGCCAGCGTGAGCCGCCGATAGCCGTGTACGTGGTGGACCAGGTCTCCCTGAGCGGCTTCTCAAAGCTTCAAGTGAGGAGCGGGGTTTCTGGGACGGCCATCTCCGCTCATGCCGTATCCACGGCGCCAGCttctctgccgctcctcccgatactgctgtgctgtgacgtgctgcgccacccgTGTAGCTTCGACGAAGCACGCGACTCAAGCACCCCTAGCGGCATCTGTGAGTTAGCCCACTGCGGGGTACTCGACGTAGCAGAGCTGTGTCATGTGTCTGCCTGTTGGCAGCCACAGAAGTCCCCATGCTCTGCAGAGGCGCTCATGACGAGGTGCGCTGAGGTCGTTGCCTCGCAAGACAGAGACGCTCCCGGCATGCACGACAGCCGTGTATTCattgcggcgctgcaccttGTAGTCACGCCTTCTTTGACAGATGTGGAGGATGGGGCCAGCACACAAAGTGTTGAGTGGAGTGTTGATAATCAAGCAAGATGCGGCATTCATGTGGACCCCTGGAAAGCTGCGGCTGTCGAGTCAGAGCTGCGgcaaccgctgctgcccactcTCCTGCTCGTGGCTCCGATTCAGCTGCAGACCGTTCTGTACGCGGGACTGCTGCGCAAGGCGGCGTTGGCCCTGCTGGAGGCACTACCGAACCCTTGTGCGGGGGAGGCCATTATGCCAAATTCTATGTGGGATACGGCTCGTACTGGTCATTCAAACGTTCGAGGCGTTgttcgcggcggcggtgccttCTTCGTGTCTCTGGCAGCCCAGGCGCGGTGGCTAATGCGGCGGCTCTCGCTGTCGCCGgcctgtgccgctgctgcggcgacgctcACGGGGGTGGGCGTCGCGATTCCGCGGCCTTTCGCATCTTCTGACCCTGTTTCGTGGGGGATTGGCGTTGGTCCTCAGGACCACGCCACAATACGCTTCGTGCTGGCAATCTTGTGCGAGTCGTGTGCAGCGATGGTAACTCAACTGGCGCAACCGCTGATTGAGGGAGGCGCCGCAGTAGGACATTTATTGTCTCCGTTGCCCAATGCCCAGGCCTTTCCTGTGACTCGTGGGCGGCATGCCCGGCGCCTATTGTGGATCGAGGCGCTCCGCGCTGCCGTCGAGGCACCTTCGGCGGTACCCGGTCAGTCTCTGCTGCATATTTCTCACAAAAGTGTAGACGTGATGCTCTcggcggaggagagcggtACTGCTGTTGACGCGTGCTTCGGCGCGAACACGCTACACGAGCGCGCCATGCAGTGGCTCAGTTCGGATCgctgtttctcttcccccactTCACAATCTGGCGGCTGCTCTACGGAGCCGCCATCGTCTAACTTTCCTTTTGTGGAGCCGCTTCACACCAACGCGCGCGCTGTGCGGGAAGCGCTCGCGCTTGTGCTACGTACGCTCTCTGCTACCGTATCCTAA
- the MPK6 gene encoding mitogen-activated protein kinase, putative (TriTrypDB/GeneDB-style sysID: LpmP.32.3430): MESYETLGILGEGTYGVVVKARSRTTGKLVAIKRFKQTEQDEHVRKTSTREVRMLQLLRHPNVIRLEDVFRREGKLYLVFEFIDHTILQLLESTTRGLSRRELRRYAYQLLRGIEFCHKHNVIHRDVKPENVLIDESGLLKLCDFGFARQMSAKGKYTDYVATRWYRAPELLVGDVAYGKPVDVWALGCMFAELSDGQPLFPGESDLDQLCLILQTCGPVPARMVFIFEHNPLYSGVSFPKTGIIYTLKERYHRESDDWLDFLSSCLHTDPAQRLTCTELMELPYFTRDGFRDRYEAELRAATGLPQLQSTPMTSTPSTQRRVPDHAAGVGDSLKADPVVSPSMPHSSEIISPKLQGQQPLASNNNLSDTCLSKAPLEAVLHDANTAKGKAAGAPKSTLLPPHTPASDQSMQLPMILNGNSERAIAASLTDYLHQEPTSSSVAASPPVGAAPTEVAEGLTNADLLAPSCEVVSALQASLITNTLAMRDRKKKRYSSVAATELHRRSGVDKNSETDCAVSTGDNRGGLAKHISCHSPRSTTLPSSGVHGGGGCYGLGRDNETMTVSPPSMSHGVADSNMRVVLTTAPPGKDGDETTVPTHRASTPASADKLRTTATTILSSPSLAATHVAPLEACPQDLPALSRHLPHHLEQERQAAVVEQLQSRTPSSVETLMLSFRVRTRNPLASLSLENEGLSHSKANSEATELSAAKTHGGISNSSTYTTSHVASEAKKRKLSRHKRETRCVYDQLVASVKGSGSHCSVPGHAVDEDAYHTEIASVASPSRPEASLLLSNVPGKQQQHLLGSEPGGTHVTEQHLHCVGAGLSAPDSTHNRSVDAHGPLQRKERRSKPLPGSTYALHNSDQRQRQQPHPRLDGSLQPDGGASQRATATLLALSALRNVSGPPPTKSTGDADKCSYIHHIRSHINNNGGEAVSFVVGGDGKGPNTSTTGRARRSLGVYALHGCSGNSDETEATRRVQKKNLFMAHGRTSNGAAGCISFPDKYTGPSCHAIGSLHGAPYNSFAKASKVEGEVGGAQQRQSLRKPPKKIAGNRGSGIVNTSSIHSLRHSLTTGRQMQHQQQLAKEEGGNGDGTARQFNAATAASPYTSN, from the coding sequence ATGGAGAGCTACGAGACACTTGGCATCCTCGGCGAGGGCACCTACGGCGTCGTTGTCAAGGCCCGTAGCCGCACAACGGGGAAGCTAGTTGCCATCAAGCGCTTTAAGCAGACAGAACAGGATGAACACGTCCGCAAGACCTCCACTCGCGAGGTGCGCAtgttgcagctgctgcggcatccCAACGTAATCCGTCTCGAGGATGTCTTCCGAAGAGAAGGTAAGCTCTACCTCGTGTTTGAGTTTATTGATCACACGATCCTGCAGCTTCTGGAGAGCACCACGCGTGGCCTCTCCCGCcgagagctgcgccgctacgCCTACCAACTTCTGCGCGGTATCGAGTTTTGCCACAAACACAACGTCATTCACCGCGACGTGAAGCCGGAAAATGTGCTCATCGACGAATCAGGACTGCTGAAGCTCTGTGACTTCGGCTTTGCTCGACAGATGTCGGCGAAAGGCAAGTACACGGACTACGTCGCAACGCGTTGGTATAGGGCGCCGGAGCTGCTGGTTGGAGATGTGGCCTACGGCAAACCGGTGGACGTGTGGGCGCTAGGGTGCATGTTTGCTGAGCTCTCCGATGGACAGCCGCTCTTCCCCGGCGAGTCGGACCTAGACCAGCTGTGCCTGATTCTGCAGACCTGTGGACCAGTGCCGGCGCGAATGGTTTTCATCTTTGAGCACAACCCACTGTACAGCGGCGTCAGCTTCCCGAAAACTGGCATCATCTACACGCTCAAGGAGCGCTACCACCGCGAGTCGGACGACTGGCTCGATTTCCTCAGCTCCTGTCTTCACACCGAccctgcgcagcggctgacGTGCACGGAGCTCATGGAGCTTCCCTACTTCACGCGTGACGGCTTCCGCGATCGCTACGAAGCCGAGCTACGGGCTGCGACGGGTCTGCCCCAGCTGCAGTCCACCCCCATGACGTCAACGCCTTCGACACAGCGACGTGTGCCAGATCACGCAGCAGGTGTAGGGGACAGCTTGAAGGCAGACCCGGTGGTGTCTCCAAGCATGCCCCACTCGAGCGAGATCATTTCTCCAAAACTGCAGGGACAGCAACCACTCGCAAGCAACAACAATTTAAGTGACACGTGCCTCTCCAAGGCCCCGCTCGAGGCCGTCCTGCATGACGCCAACACCGCCAAGGGAAAGGCAGCGGGTGCGCCGAAGTccacgttgctgccgccccACACGCCGGCGTCTGACCAATCCATGCAGCTGCCGATGATTCTCAACGGTAACTCGGAGAGGGCCATCGCTGCGTCACTGACGGACTATTTGCATCAGGAGCCCACCTCTTCGAGCGttgcggcgtcgccgccggtAGGGGCCGCTCCGACAGAGGTGGCCGAGGGGCTTACCAACGCTGATTTGCTCGCCCCCTCGTGTGAGGTGGTGTCAGCACTGCAGGCCTCGTTGATCACCAACACATTAGCCATGCGCGAtcgaaagaagaagcggtACAGCAGCGTTGCAGCGACTGAGTTgcaccgacgcagcggtGTAGACAAAAACAGTGAGACTGACTGCGCTGTGTCGACAGGCGACAATAGGGGTGGGTTGGCCAAGCACATTAGCTGCCATTCTCCGAGATCGACCACGCTTCCGTCCAGCGGAGTtcatggcggcggcggctgttaCGGGCTGGGGCGAGACAACGAAACGATGACCGTGTCACCGCCGTCCATGTCGCACGGAGTGGCTGACAGTAACATGCGGGTAGTCCTGACTACCGCCCCACCAGGAAAAGATGGCGACGAGACGACTGTGCCGACCCACCGAGCTTCGACACCGGCGTCAGCGGACAAACTCAGGACAACAGCGACCACCATTCTttcctcgccgtcgctggcCGCCACCCACGTTGCCCCGCTGGAGGCGTGTCCACAGGACCTCCCCGCCCTGTCGCGGCACCTCCCGCACCACTTagagcaggagcggcaggcagcagtggtggagcAGTTACAGTCGCGCACCCCATCCTCCGTCGAGACCTTGATGCTTTCTTTCCGCGTCCGAACGCGCAACCcactcgcttctctctcattGGAGAACGAAGGTCTTTCTCATAGTAAGGCAAACAGTGAGGCGACCGAGTTGAGCGCCGCAAAGACCCACGGCGGCATCTCGAACTCAAGCACCTACACGACCTCCCACGTCGCCAGCgaagcgaagaagcgcaagcTCTCCAGGCataagagagagacgaggtgCGTGTATGACCAGCTGGTGGCGTCCGTCAAGGGCAGCGGATCGCATTGCTCTGTCCCAGGGCACGCAGTGGATGAGGACGCTTACCACACCGAGATAGCCTCGGTGGCGAGCCCTTCGAGGCCAGAGGCGTCGCTGTTACTTTCCAATGTGCCGggaaaacagcagcagcacttgcTAGGCTCGGAGCCAGGCGGAACCCACGTTACTGAACAGCACCTGCACTGCGTTGGTGCAGGCCTGAGTGCGCCTGACTCCACCCATAACCGCAGCGTCGACGCACACGGCCCACTGCAGCGCAAGGAGCGGCGATCTAAACCTTTGCCTGGCTCAACATACGCACTCCATAATAGTGATCAGCGCCAacgccagcagccgcatccGCGACTAGACGGTTCACTGCAGCCTGATGGCGGTGCCTCTCAGCGCGCCACGGCCACCTTGCTTGCCTTATCAGCGCTTCGCAACGTCTCCGGGCCGCCGCCGACCAAGTCCACTGGCGACGCGGACAAGTGCAGCTACATCCACCACATACGCTCGCACATCAACAACAACGGAGGCGAGGCAGTGAGCTTCGTGgttggtggcgacggcaaaGGCCCAAACACGAGCACAACAGGTCGCGCTCGACGTTCCCTAGGCGTGTACGCGCTgcacggctgcagcggcaatAGCGATGAGACCGAGGCGACCCGCCGGGTTCAGAAGAAGAATCTCTTCATGGCGCACGGGCGAACTAgcaacggcgcagcgggTTGCATCAGCTTCCCAGACAAGTACACGGGGCCCTCTTGTCACGCTATCGGCAGCCTGCATGGCGCACCGTACAACTCCTTTGCGAAGGCCTCCAAGGTGGAAGGGGAGGTGGGCGGggcccagcagcggcagagccTGCGGAAGCCCCCCAAAAAGATTGCAGGCAACCGCGGTAGCGGCATCGTAAACACAAGCAGTATCCATAGTCTCCGTCACTCACTGACAACTGGGCGACagatgcagcaccagcaacaACTCGCGAAAGAGGAAGGTGGCAACGGTGATGGAACAGCGCGTCAGTTTAATGCCGCCACGGCTGCATCCCCCTATACCAGCAACTGA
- a CDS encoding glucosamine-6-phosphate isomerase, putative (TriTrypDB/GeneDB-style sysID: LpmP.32.3440), whose amino-acid sequence MRIVISETADQVADYASKYVIASINDFKPTEDRPFVLGLPTGETPMRTYQKLIVAYREGRVTFKNVVTFNMDEYVGLPADHPESYHYFMKHNFFNYVDIPEKNRHILNGNAPDLIEECRQYEEKIKAAGGIHLFLAGIGTDGHLAFNEPGSSLYSHTRVKSLNAETMKSNARFFGNDVSRVPTMALTVGLRTIMDAKVVLMMATGASKALAVARCVEGGITHMCTATMLQMHPAAVLCLDEDATLELKVRTTRYFKSLLRTEKALEERQKNIKRADSKL is encoded by the coding sequence ATGCGGATTGTCATCTCCGAGACAGCAGACCAGGTAGCGGACTACGCGTCTAAGTACGTGATCGCATCGATCAACGACTTCAAGCCGACGGAAGACCGACCGTTCGTGCTTGGGCTGCCGACAGGCGAGACACCAATGCGCACGTACCAGAAGCTGATCGTTGCGTACCGCGAGGGCCGCGTGACATTCAAGAACGTTGTTACGTTCAACATGGACGAGTATGTCGGGCTGCCGGCGGACCACCCGGAGAGCTACCACTACTTTATGAAGCACAACTTCTTTAACTATGTAGACATCCCGGAGAAGAACCGACACATCCTGAACGGGAACGCGCCGGACCTGATCGAGGAGTGCCGTCAGTACGAGGAGAAGATCAAGGCCGCTGGCGGTATCCACCTGTTCCTCGCAGGGATCGGGACGGACGGCCACCTTGCGTTCAACGAGCCCGGAAGCAGTCTGTACAGCCACACGCGTGTGAAGAGTCTGAATGCGGAGACAATGAAAAGCAACGCGCGGTTCTTCGGCAACGACGTGTCGCGCGTGCCAACGATGGCACTGACGGTGGGGCTGCGCACGATCATGGATGCAAAGGTTGTGCTGATGATGGCGACTGGTGCCAGCAAAGCTCTCGCCGTTGCGCGGTGCGTGGAGGGCGGGATCACGCACATGTGCACTGCGACAATGTTGCAGATGCACCCCGCCGCGGTGCTATGCCTTGATGAGGACGCGACACTGGAGCTGAAGGTGCGGACGACGCGCTACTTCAAGTCGCTGCTGAGAACGGAGAAAGCACTGGAGGAGCGCCAGAAGAACATAAAGCGCGCTGATTCGAAACtgtag